In one uncultured Methanoregula sp. genomic region, the following are encoded:
- a CDS encoding proteasome-activating nucleotidase, whose protein sequence is MMERVGNLESRNLELREQLRQVEADKRYIETQKIRYEREVRKLKSESEQLRSPPLIIGTVTDVVDASRVIVRSSAGPRFLVRSSPSINAEDLKPGARCTLNQQSLAIVELLPTSFDSAVYGMELVDSPQETYADIGGLEAQINEIKEAVELPLKRPELFIRIGVEPPKGVLLHGPPGTGKTLLAKAVAHETNAHFMRVVGSELVQKYIGEGARLVRELFDLAKKKAPTIIFIDEIDAVGASRTEANTSGDREVQRTLMQLLAGMDGFENRGDVKIIGATNRIDILDKALLRPGRFDRIIEIPLPDEAGRLSILKVHCRTLTIDSDVDLKEVARQTEGKNGADLHAICMEAGMFAIRKERPAITQEDFLAAIAKVGLDFNRGTFDGEGAMFA, encoded by the coding sequence ATGATGGAGCGTGTCGGCAACCTTGAATCCCGCAACCTCGAACTCCGCGAACAGCTCCGGCAGGTTGAGGCGGACAAGCGGTACATCGAGACCCAGAAGATCCGGTACGAGCGGGAAGTGCGGAAACTCAAGAGCGAGAGCGAGCAGCTCCGTAGCCCGCCGCTGATCATCGGTACGGTAACTGATGTGGTCGATGCATCGCGCGTGATCGTCCGGAGCAGTGCAGGACCCCGGTTCCTTGTCCGGAGTTCCCCGTCCATTAATGCGGAGGATCTCAAGCCGGGTGCCCGGTGCACCCTCAACCAGCAGTCGCTCGCCATCGTGGAACTGCTACCCACGTCGTTCGATTCTGCGGTCTACGGCATGGAACTCGTGGATTCACCCCAGGAGACCTATGCGGATATCGGGGGCCTTGAAGCCCAGATAAACGAGATCAAGGAAGCGGTGGAACTGCCGCTGAAACGCCCCGAGCTCTTTATCCGGATTGGTGTCGAGCCCCCCAAGGGTGTCCTGCTCCATGGGCCTCCGGGCACGGGAAAGACCCTGCTTGCAAAAGCGGTAGCCCACGAGACAAACGCCCACTTCATGCGGGTCGTGGGTTCGGAGCTTGTTCAGAAATATATCGGTGAAGGGGCACGGCTCGTCCGCGAACTCTTCGACCTTGCGAAGAAGAAGGCACCGACCATCATCTTCATCGACGAGATCGATGCAGTCGGTGCGAGCCGGACCGAGGCGAACACCTCGGGCGATCGCGAAGTCCAGCGCACGCTCATGCAGCTGCTGGCCGGCATGGACGGGTTCGAGAACCGGGGGGACGTGAAGATCATCGGTGCAACGAACCGGATCGACATCCTCGACAAGGCCCTGCTCCGCCCCGGCCGTTTCGACCGGATCATCGAGATCCCCCTGCCGGACGAGGCCGGGCGCCTCTCCATCCTGAAAGTACACTGCAGGACGCTGACTATTGACAGCGATGTGGACCTCAAGGAAGTTGCCCGCCAGACGGAAGGCAAGAACGGGGCAGATCTTCACGCCATCTGCATGGAGGCAGGGATGTTTGCTATCAGGAAGGAACGCCCGGCCATCACGCAGGAGGATTTCCTTGCCGCTATCGCGAAAGTCGGCCTGGATTTCAACCGCGGCACGTTCGATGGCGAAGGTGCGATGTTTGCCTGA
- a CDS encoding inorganic phosphate transporter — translation MIELAILAVLLALAFTFTNGFQDASSIAATFIASRSATPKMGIILVATMSFFGAVGGGSAVAFTLTGLLTLPSAAMVIVVLLVAMMTATAWNLITWKFGLPSSSSHSLIGGLIGAGIAAAGVGSVFWGVDELFGPTPELAGFIKILFFFVLSVVIGFAGSYVMHRCTTVLLRNAERTVNRKIIALNWCAAAVMAFSNAANDTQKQLGIIALVLFSAGISAVSDVPLWARLACAVLIALGTLSGGWRIMSTLGRRIFRIEPIHSFDSQFFSAASVAMSTVAGAPVSSTQVITMSVLGVGAAENPRKVKWEVGRHILVAMAVTIPVTMLIAAGLYLIVAPIMGV, via the coding sequence ATGATCGAGCTTGCCATCCTCGCGGTGCTGCTTGCCCTGGCCTTCACGTTTACCAACGGGTTCCAGGATGCCAGCTCGATCGCTGCAACGTTCATAGCTTCCCGGTCTGCAACCCCCAAGATGGGCATCATCCTTGTCGCGACGATGTCCTTTTTTGGCGCTGTCGGCGGGGGAAGTGCCGTTGCCTTTACGCTCACGGGACTGCTCACGCTCCCGTCAGCGGCCATGGTGATCGTGGTCCTCCTCGTTGCCATGATGACGGCAACCGCCTGGAACCTCATCACCTGGAAGTTCGGTCTCCCTTCATCCTCATCCCACTCCCTAATCGGGGGGCTCATCGGGGCGGGAATTGCGGCTGCCGGCGTGGGAAGTGTATTCTGGGGCGTGGACGAGCTCTTCGGCCCCACCCCGGAGCTTGCGGGTTTTATCAAGATCCTCTTCTTCTTTGTCCTCTCGGTTGTCATCGGGTTTGCCGGGAGTTATGTGATGCACAGGTGCACGACCGTGCTCCTCCGGAATGCAGAGCGGACCGTCAACCGGAAGATCATTGCCCTCAACTGGTGCGCAGCAGCAGTAATGGCTTTCTCGAATGCAGCCAACGACACCCAGAAGCAGCTCGGGATCATTGCGCTCGTCCTCTTCTCTGCCGGTATATCTGCCGTATCTGATGTCCCGCTCTGGGCCCGGCTTGCCTGCGCTGTTCTTATTGCGCTCGGGACACTCTCCGGTGGATGGCGGATCATGAGCACGCTCGGGCGCAGGATCTTCCGGATCGAACCCATCCACTCGTTCGATTCCCAGTTCTTCTCGGCAGCTTCCGTTGCCATGTCGACCGTTGCCGGGGCCCCGGTCTCCTCCACGCAGGTCATCACCATGTCCGTACTCGGTGTCGGGGCGGCGGAGAACCCGAGAAAAGTGAAGTGGGAGGTAGGCAGGCATATCCTCGTAGCAATGGCGGTTACCATTCCTGTCACCATGCTCATAGCCGCCGGCCTCTATCTGATCGTAGCCCCAATAATGGGAGTGTGA
- a CDS encoding TIGR04013 family B12-binding domain/radical SAM domain-containing protein yields the protein MQVNWRLIAAARNSYATLYAACGQAGYILNTAEEPARDVTCYSLNSLNARQYLDEIARADCITIAGGPHATACHEDLARYADYVIVGEGEHTLPRLLDELAGGRSGRIPGVATGDYYEPAHSCVRLDAYPAFSEIKGYVELSRGCPFSCGYCQTPQIFGHCMRHRSIDEAARYANRYGQARFVSPNAFAYGSDGIHPRWEKIERLLSKIKSEIYFGTFPCEVRPEFVCKEGLDLVNRYCSNTKLHFGAQSGSDAVLGRLNRGHTTSDVIHATELCREYGVTPIVDFIVGFPFETDEDQEQTAELIRWVARSGKVHVHRFIPLPGTPLAGGTARPLLKETENLCGTLALAGKLTGSWTDPEKRFQW from the coding sequence ATGCAGGTCAACTGGCGGCTTATTGCGGCAGCGCGGAACTCGTATGCGACCCTGTATGCTGCATGCGGGCAGGCCGGCTATATCCTGAATACTGCGGAGGAACCCGCCCGGGACGTGACCTGCTACAGCCTCAACTCGCTGAATGCCCGGCAATACCTGGACGAGATCGCCCGGGCGGACTGTATCACCATAGCCGGAGGCCCCCATGCCACGGCATGTCATGAAGATCTTGCCCGGTATGCCGACTATGTTATTGTCGGCGAAGGAGAGCATACCCTCCCCCGGCTCCTCGACGAGCTCGCGGGTGGCCGGAGCGGCCGGATCCCGGGTGTGGCGACCGGCGATTATTATGAACCCGCACACTCCTGCGTCCGCCTCGATGCATACCCCGCATTCTCCGAGATAAAAGGCTATGTCGAGCTCAGCCGCGGCTGCCCGTTCTCCTGCGGGTACTGCCAGACCCCGCAGATATTCGGGCACTGCATGCGGCACCGGTCCATTGATGAGGCAGCCCGGTACGCGAACCGTTACGGGCAGGCACGTTTCGTCTCCCCCAATGCCTTTGCGTATGGCTCGGATGGGATTCACCCCAGGTGGGAAAAGATCGAACGGCTGCTCTCGAAGATAAAGAGCGAGATCTACTTCGGCACATTCCCCTGCGAGGTGCGGCCGGAGTTTGTCTGCAAAGAGGGACTCGACCTGGTCAACCGGTACTGTTCGAATACAAAACTCCATTTTGGCGCCCAGTCGGGCAGTGATGCTGTGCTGGGGCGCCTTAACCGGGGCCATACAACAAGCGATGTCATCCATGCAACAGAACTGTGCCGTGAGTATGGCGTCACGCCGATCGTGGATTTTATCGTAGGGTTCCCGTTCGAAACGGATGAGGACCAGGAACAGACGGCTGAACTGATCCGCTGGGTAGCCCGGTCCGGTAAAGTCCATGTCCACCGCTTCATCCCCCTTCCCGGAACCCCTCTCGCCGGAGGCACCGCGCGGCCACTCCTGAAAGAAACGGAAAATCTCTGCGGAACCCTTGCACTGGCAGGGAAACTGACCGGGTCCTGGACGGATCCGGAAAAACGATTTCAATGGTAG
- a CDS encoding proteasome-activating nucleotidase, protein MEETAVNNTAPSSELKYQIQVNELEATLLDLKVKVDDLTKENGQLKRENNQLKRMPLFVAVVVDILENGEIYLRQQGNNQEYLTHAPEDIRPILKPGAKVAVNNALSIVKVIGNIYDSRVRVMELVDKPQETYADIGGLTDVIREVREAVEYPLTKPEIFRRIGVEPPKGILLYGAPGTGKTLIAKAVAHEANATFIRMSGSELVHKFIGEGAGLVRELFQLAREHKKAIIFIDEIDAVGSMRTNDGTSGSAEVQRTLMQLLAEMDGFDNRGNVRIMAATNRADMLDPALLRPGRFDRLIEIAVPDKEARLQILKIHSRKMHLESVNLEEIALRTDKATGAELEAICREAGMMAVRREAENVGMVDFMDAVRKVRNETVSDNRMYT, encoded by the coding sequence ATGGAAGAGACTGCCGTCAATAACACTGCGCCTTCATCCGAGCTCAAGTACCAGATCCAGGTGAACGAGCTCGAGGCCACCCTCCTTGATTTGAAGGTGAAGGTTGACGATCTCACAAAAGAAAACGGCCAGCTCAAGCGGGAGAACAACCAGCTCAAGCGCATGCCACTCTTTGTTGCCGTGGTGGTTGATATCCTTGAAAACGGGGAGATTTACCTGCGGCAGCAGGGAAATAACCAGGAATATCTCACCCATGCCCCGGAAGATATCCGGCCGATCTTAAAACCCGGCGCAAAAGTCGCGGTGAACAATGCGCTCTCGATAGTCAAGGTTATCGGGAACATTTACGATTCCCGCGTCAGGGTCATGGAACTGGTTGACAAACCGCAGGAGACCTATGCGGATATCGGCGGGCTTACTGACGTTATCCGGGAAGTGCGCGAAGCGGTCGAATACCCGCTGACAAAACCCGAGATCTTCCGGCGCATTGGTGTGGAGCCCCCGAAAGGTATCCTGCTCTATGGAGCACCGGGTACCGGCAAGACCCTGATAGCAAAAGCAGTTGCCCACGAGGCGAACGCAACCTTCATCCGCATGTCCGGAAGCGAACTCGTGCACAAGTTCATTGGTGAAGGTGCCGGCCTTGTCCGCGAACTCTTCCAGCTTGCCCGCGAGCACAAGAAAGCGATCATCTTTATCGACGAGATCGATGCGGTGGGCAGCATGCGTACCAATGACGGGACGAGCGGCAGCGCCGAGGTCCAGCGGACCCTCATGCAGCTCCTCGCGGAGATGGACGGGTTTGACAACCGGGGCAATGTACGGATTATGGCGGCCACCAACCGTGCCGACATGCTTGACCCGGCGCTCCTCAGGCCCGGCCGGTTCGACCGGCTCATCGAGATCGCGGTCCCCGACAAGGAAGCCCGGCTCCAGATCCTGAAAATTCATTCACGGAAGATGCACCTTGAATCTGTTAATCTTGAAGAGATTGCACTCCGTACCGACAAGGCAACCGGCGCCGAACTCGAGGCGATCTGCCGCGAGGCGGGCATGATGGCCGTTCGCCGCGAAGCAGAGAACGTCGGGATGGTCGACTTCATGGATGCAGTCCGTAAAGTCAGGAACGAGACGGTTTCTGACAACCGCATGTATACCTGA
- a CDS encoding DUF126 domain-containing protein: MIIRGRGISRGTGAGLLLVSPAPISFLSGVDPKTGIIVESGHPKKGACIAGRVLAFPYGKGSTVGSYVLYALSRNGHAPAAIVNLEAEAIIATGAIIGEIPMIDRIGVPLDRLRDGIPVKVNGDTGEMEYEGFLTGA; the protein is encoded by the coding sequence TTGATAATCAGGGGAAGAGGTATTTCACGGGGTACTGGGGCCGGGCTGCTCCTCGTAAGCCCGGCGCCGATCTCGTTTCTGTCCGGAGTGGACCCAAAGACCGGCATCATTGTTGAGAGCGGGCACCCGAAAAAAGGCGCATGCATTGCCGGCAGGGTCCTGGCATTTCCTTATGGTAAAGGTTCCACCGTGGGATCTTATGTCCTGTATGCGCTGAGCAGGAACGGGCATGCGCCTGCGGCCATTGTCAACCTGGAGGCCGAAGCGATCATCGCCACCGGTGCCATTATCGGGGAAATCCCCATGATCGATCGCATCGGTGTCCCGCTTGACCGGCTCCGGGACGGGATCCCGGTCAAGGTTAACGGGGATACCGGGGAGATGGAATATGAGGGTTTCCTTACCGGTGCCTGA
- a CDS encoding heparan-alpha-glucosaminide N-acetyltransferase domain-containing protein, which yields MSSPRLTSLDAFRGLAIILMILVNYPGNENYTFLQLEHTPWLGCTLADLAFPFFIFIVGAAVPLSIARRRERGESDKMILSHAIKRAALLFFIGFIANIFEMKAFGDYFVLFGVLQRIALVYLAVVLIILCLPRFRSRILLAFGLLALSLLLLAAVPAIDSLQNHEPIHLPITPERQHNLFDMTDTTIADVLYYRSAADMPAIHDPESLVSTFAAIVTGLLGVFGITLVKSSGVPEERKPVLLAGTGVFLVMGGLLFQLVIPLSEQLWTPSFVLFSGGCAFLMFSLFFWAMEIKGWRHWACLLVSLGKNALFIYLLAYLLLCAMAPLVSLPVQGGEVLTLRDFLYWRFIVPSAAPVFGYEVASLIYTVFALALLSIVALWMDRKKIFVIL from the coding sequence ATGAGTTCCCCCCGTCTCACTTCGCTGGATGCATTTCGCGGGCTTGCAATAATCCTCATGATTCTTGTAAATTATCCGGGAAATGAGAATTATACCTTCCTCCAGCTGGAACATACGCCCTGGTTGGGCTGTACCCTGGCGGATCTTGCCTTTCCATTCTTCATTTTCATCGTCGGTGCAGCAGTTCCGCTCAGCATAGCCCGGCGGAGGGAACGCGGGGAGTCGGACAAGATGATCCTCTCTCACGCAATCAAACGCGCAGCTCTCCTTTTTTTCATCGGTTTTATCGCAAATATCTTTGAGATGAAAGCCTTTGGGGATTATTTTGTCCTGTTCGGGGTTTTACAGCGGATCGCGCTGGTGTACCTGGCCGTGGTCCTGATCATCCTCTGCCTGCCACGCTTCAGGTCCCGGATTCTCCTGGCTTTTGGCCTCCTGGCACTTTCCCTGCTGCTCCTTGCGGCAGTCCCGGCAATTGACTCCCTGCAGAACCACGAGCCGATTCACCTGCCGATCACACCGGAGCGACAGCATAATCTCTTTGATATGACCGATACCACCATAGCGGATGTCCTCTATTACCGGTCCGCAGCGGATATGCCTGCAATTCACGACCCGGAAAGTCTCGTATCAACCTTTGCCGCAATAGTAACCGGCCTGCTGGGCGTCTTTGGCATCACCCTGGTAAAATCTTCCGGAGTTCCGGAAGAGAGAAAGCCGGTCCTGCTTGCAGGAACCGGGGTTTTTCTCGTAATGGGTGGCCTGTTGTTCCAGCTGGTTATCCCACTGAGCGAACAACTCTGGACCCCGTCGTTTGTTCTTTTTTCCGGGGGCTGTGCCTTCCTTATGTTCTCCCTCTTTTTCTGGGCAATGGAGATAAAAGGGTGGAGACACTGGGCATGTCTGCTTGTCAGTCTCGGGAAAAATGCCCTCTTCATCTATCTTCTCGCCTACCTCCTGCTCTGCGCCATGGCCCCGCTGGTCAGCCTGCCGGTCCAGGGCGGGGAGGTACTAACCCTCCGGGATTTCCTGTACTGGAGGTTTATTGTCCCCTCTGCCGCACCAGTGTTCGGATATGAAGTGGCATCGTTGATCTACACGGTCTTTGCCCTGGCTTTGCTGAGCATCGTTGCCTTGTGGATGGACAGGAAAAAGATCTTTGTGATATTGTAA
- a CDS encoding DUF47 family protein: MEKKHATLQPDGKKSLFSSIFPREYDFEGMLAGQADRTVDGVRVLVSWLKACPLCNPRELEQIENNVDILRHDMEDKLINSFSTPFDRQDIYSISRQMDYILNFSKETAKEMYAFGVTPDKPIIEMAETLLDGTECIARGIKAMGGDKNAVETEIRHARETYNTLEEIYIAGMAELLKTENAMHAVRMLEIYHHMRHAGRAMRDTLDILHNAVIDLA; this comes from the coding sequence ATGGAAAAAAAGCATGCAACTCTCCAGCCCGACGGGAAAAAGAGCCTGTTCTCGTCAATATTTCCCCGTGAGTATGACTTCGAAGGAATGCTTGCCGGGCAGGCGGACAGGACCGTCGACGGAGTGCGGGTACTGGTCTCCTGGCTGAAAGCCTGCCCGCTCTGCAATCCCCGGGAGCTTGAACAGATCGAGAACAACGTGGACATCCTTCGTCACGATATGGAAGACAAGCTGATCAACTCGTTCTCCACCCCGTTTGACCGGCAGGACATCTACAGTATCTCCCGCCAGATGGACTATATCCTCAACTTCTCAAAGGAGACGGCAAAGGAGATGTATGCATTCGGGGTTACCCCGGACAAACCCATTATTGAGATGGCAGAAACCCTCCTTGATGGTACGGAATGTATCGCCCGGGGGATCAAGGCCATGGGCGGGGACAAGAATGCCGTTGAGACAGAGATCCGGCATGCCCGGGAAACGTACAATACCCTCGAAGAGATCTACATCGCGGGGATGGCAGAACTACTCAAGACAGAGAACGCCATGCATGCAGTCCGGATGCTTGAGATCTACCACCATATGCGGCATGCCGGCCGGGCAATGCGGGACACGCTGGATATCCTGCACAACGCGGTCATTGACCTTGCATAA
- a CDS encoding multiprotein bridging factor aMBF1, with protein MQCEMCGETIRGAPKLVRVEGAELQVCSKCEKFGTEVQQVRRTDLIRPAQARPGAAKSVAASPSAYRKRDLFDYMEGDIVDDYNERIRKARMEKGLSQKDLAMQMKEKEHLIQKIENRDLIPEENVRKKLEKVLGIRLVDAPVDETEKKIQSKLAPTLGDLTIIRKARKQ; from the coding sequence ATGCAGTGCGAAATGTGTGGAGAAACTATTCGCGGAGCCCCCAAACTTGTCCGCGTTGAAGGGGCCGAGCTGCAGGTCTGCAGCAAATGCGAAAAATTCGGCACTGAAGTGCAACAGGTACGAAGGACCGACCTCATCCGTCCCGCCCAGGCCCGGCCCGGAGCGGCAAAAAGCGTGGCTGCATCGCCATCCGCTTACCGGAAAAGAGACCTCTTCGATTACATGGAAGGGGATATCGTCGATGATTACAACGAGCGGATCCGCAAGGCAAGGATGGAGAAGGGCTTGTCCCAGAAAGATCTCGCCATGCAGATGAAGGAGAAGGAGCACCTCATCCAGAAGATCGAGAACCGCGACCTGATCCCCGAGGAGAACGTCAGGAAAAAACTGGAGAAGGTCCTCGGGATCCGTCTGGTCGATGCCCCGGTGGACGAGACAGAAAAGAAGATCCAGAGCAAACTTGCCCCGACCCTTGGGGATCTCACCATCATCCGGAAAGCGAGAAAACAATAA
- a CDS encoding DUF5804 family protein — protein MNILLIQKAGTDLHHTLFSSETSRLVLRFYHPKKKSCGVYISCSTLSSALSLVAELRWYIRRYVREPLFEWERGIFFTHELAQDVYYERTAVLSPGWKYRKLYGFKDGKLVSTVPMSPGSTLDDYHQEYAGVTHAIEIWCNEDEVEEGELIGEAESPGNPDHED, from the coding sequence ATGAATATCCTCCTGATCCAGAAAGCGGGCACTGACCTCCACCATACCCTTTTTTCTTCAGAAACGAGCCGGCTGGTCCTGCGGTTCTATCACCCGAAAAAAAAATCCTGCGGGGTTTATATTTCCTGTTCCACGCTCAGCAGCGCCCTCTCCCTCGTTGCTGAACTGCGCTGGTATATCAGGAGATACGTCCGAGAGCCGCTCTTCGAATGGGAGAGAGGGATCTTCTTCACGCACGAGCTGGCACAGGATGTCTATTACGAACGGACGGCAGTTCTTTCGCCCGGCTGGAAATATCGGAAACTCTATGGATTCAAAGACGGAAAACTGGTGAGCACGGTCCCGATGAGCCCGGGCTCCACCCTCGATGATTACCACCAGGAGTATGCCGGCGTAACGCATGCTATCGAGATCTGGTGCAATGAAGACGAGGTGGAGGAGGGCGAACTGATTGGTGAAGCGGAAAGCCCGGGGAATCCTGACCATGAGGACTGA
- a CDS encoding flavodoxin family protein gives MKLLAFNGSPRKKWNTATLLEHALDGARDLGAKTRLIHLYDLDYKGCTSCFACKRINGKSYGHCARNDDLKPVFRQIEKADAILVGSPIYYGITTGETRSFLERLMFQYSVYDPERSTLFFKKIRTGFIYTAGATDEMVKEMGFDRNAKGTEMAMERIFGSCESFFVTDTYQFPDYAKYVSTRFNPEEKKKRRDEQFPNDCRKAYALGARLVQNDT, from the coding sequence ATGAAGCTTCTTGCTTTCAACGGGAGCCCCCGGAAGAAATGGAACACTGCAACCCTCCTCGAACATGCCCTGGACGGTGCCCGGGATCTCGGGGCTAAAACCCGGCTGATCCATCTTTACGACCTGGATTACAAGGGCTGCACGAGCTGCTTTGCCTGCAAACGGATCAACGGGAAGAGCTACGGGCACTGTGCCCGGAATGATGATCTCAAACCTGTGTTCAGGCAGATCGAAAAGGCTGATGCGATCCTGGTCGGCTCTCCCATCTACTACGGGATAACGACCGGCGAGACCCGTTCCTTCCTCGAACGGCTGATGTTCCAGTACTCGGTTTACGACCCTGAACGGTCAACGCTCTTTTTTAAAAAAATCCGGACCGGGTTCATCTATACGGCGGGTGCAACCGACGAGATGGTAAAAGAGATGGGATTTGACCGGAACGCGAAGGGGACCGAGATGGCGATGGAGCGGATCTTCGGGTCGTGCGAGTCGTTCTTTGTCACCGACACGTACCAGTTCCCTGATTATGCGAAATATGTCTCAACGCGGTTCAACCCGGAGGAGAAGAAGAAACGCAGGGACGAGCAGTTCCCAAACGACTGCCGGAAAGCATACGCGCTCGGTGCACGGCTGGTACAGAACGATACGTGA
- a CDS encoding PAS domain S-box protein, producing the protein MVQQPGIRKNDPSADHSANSFFQTIFDNVQTGLVIIDPATHRIVDANSAALQMIGTGKKNIVGEVCHRFICPAEHGRCPITDLKQTIDRSERILLQSGGTRIPIIKSAGFISLDGREYLLENFFDNSERIRADAAAAETRRILRVVFDQTFQFIGLMTPDGTLIDANRSALKFSGISESDVIGKPFWETPWWTHSRELQEELQQGIRSASAGNFVRFEATHKAADGTLHYIDFSLKPVCDDDGKVIFLIPEGRDITDRKNIEDTLQRKNMDLYAAYEQLTATEEELRQNYEELVKKEKELIDRENKIRAMFEQTFQFVDLLTKDGILIDTNRPLSAFDVQELSDLSDVPYYATSLWSYSEDLRKRIHDAVLSAAEGKFTRYEIMDAAKDGSLRYTDFSIKPVKNPEGSIIYLIAESRDITNLITTSQALAESENIYRAIFGNTGTAMALVEEDTTIILVNTEFEHLSGYSRKEVEGRMSWTPFVEEEDLRKMLEQHSTRKDEAKRTPAQYEFRFITKSGARRDIFLTVDMIPGTTKSVASLMDITGSKQLTRELSATLREKEILLREIHHRVKNNLQIIISLLNLQSRNFSDPKVLGDIRECQNRVRAMALVHEKIYQSENLAEINITEYIRFLARYLVQFYGVDTEIIRLTIRGEDIRIGINTAVPLGLIINELISNALKHAFPKGRAGEIEISLEKTDSEIVIVLRDNGVGFPKNFDWRKSETLGLMLVESLIGQILGTLETDTTRGTEYRIKIPAKRIDCDSL; encoded by the coding sequence ATGGTACAGCAACCCGGCATCCGGAAGAATGATCCGTCAGCGGATCATAGTGCAAATTCTTTTTTCCAGACAATTTTTGACAATGTGCAGACCGGGCTTGTGATCATCGATCCGGCAACGCACCGCATTGTAGATGCAAACAGTGCTGCACTCCAGATGATCGGTACCGGCAAAAAAAACATTGTCGGAGAGGTCTGTCACAGGTTTATCTGCCCGGCCGAACATGGCAGGTGCCCCATAACCGACCTGAAACAGACAATTGACCGGTCGGAGCGCATCCTGTTGCAGTCCGGCGGTACAAGAATCCCGATTATCAAATCTGCCGGCTTCATCTCACTTGATGGCCGTGAGTATCTCCTGGAGAATTTTTTCGATAATTCGGAGAGGATCCGGGCAGATGCTGCAGCTGCCGAAACGAGAAGGATACTCCGCGTGGTTTTTGACCAGACGTTCCAGTTCATTGGCCTCATGACCCCGGATGGCACCCTCATTGACGCAAACCGTTCGGCCCTGAAATTCAGCGGTATCAGCGAATCGGACGTGATCGGAAAACCATTCTGGGAAACTCCCTGGTGGACTCATTCACGCGAGCTCCAGGAGGAATTACAACAGGGCATCAGGTCCGCATCAGCCGGGAACTTCGTCCGATTTGAGGCAACCCACAAGGCTGCTGACGGGACACTCCATTACATCGATTTTTCCTTAAAACCAGTATGTGATGACGACGGGAAGGTTATTTTTCTTATCCCCGAAGGCAGGGATATCACCGACCGTAAGAACATTGAGGATACCCTCCAGAGAAAAAACATGGACCTCTATGCCGCTTATGAACAACTCACGGCAACGGAAGAGGAACTCCGGCAGAATTACGAAGAACTGGTCAAAAAAGAGAAGGAACTCATTGATCGCGAGAACAAGATCCGGGCAATGTTTGAACAGACCTTCCAGTTTGTCGATCTCCTGACAAAAGACGGTATCCTTATCGATACGAACCGGCCCCTGTCAGCGTTTGATGTTCAGGAACTATCGGACCTGTCAGATGTACCTTATTATGCCACTTCGCTCTGGTCGTATTCTGAGGATCTCAGGAAAAGGATACACGATGCAGTTTTGTCTGCGGCGGAAGGAAAGTTTACCCGTTACGAGATCATGGATGCAGCCAAAGACGGATCGTTACGGTATACCGATTTTTCCATAAAACCGGTAAAGAACCCTGAAGGCAGCATCATCTATCTCATTGCCGAGAGCAGGGATATCACGAACCTCATTACCACATCGCAGGCACTTGCAGAATCGGAGAACATCTACCGGGCAATTTTCGGGAATACCGGTACCGCCATGGCGCTGGTTGAAGAGGATACAACGATCATTCTCGTCAACACGGAGTTCGAACATCTCAGCGGGTATTCCCGGAAAGAGGTCGAGGGCCGTATGAGCTGGACCCCGTTTGTTGAAGAAGAAGATCTCAGGAAGATGCTGGAGCAGCACAGCACACGGAAAGACGAGGCTAAACGCACCCCTGCCCAGTACGAGTTCAGGTTCATAACAAAATCCGGCGCACGACGGGATATCTTCCTGACCGTGGATATGATCCCGGGCACGACAAAAAGCGTTGCTTCCTTAATGGACATTACCGGAAGCAAACAGCTGACACGGGAACTTTCTGCAACGCTCCGGGAGAAAGAGATCCTGCTCCGGGAAATTCATCACCGTGTGAAAAACAACCTCCAGATCATCATCAGCCTCTTAAACCTCCAGTCCCGGAACTTCAGTGACCCAAAAGTGCTGGGAGATATCAGGGAATGCCAGAACCGTGTCCGGGCAATGGCCCTTGTCCATGAAAAGATATACCAGTCTGAAAATCTCGCGGAGATCAATATCACGGAATATATCCGGTTCCTTGCACGTTACCTGGTCCAGTTTTACGGGGTGGATACGGAGATTATCCGGTTGACAATACGGGGTGAAGATATCAGGATTGGGATCAATACCGCGGTTCCTCTCGGCCTTATCATTAATGAACTGATATCCAATGCGCTCAAGCATGCATTCCCCAAAGGGAGGGCCGGAGAGATAGAGATCAGTCTCGAGAAGACGGACAGCGAGATCGTGATTGTCCTCAGGGACAACGGTGTCGGCTTTCCAAAAAACTTTGACTGGAGAAAAAGTGAGACTCTCGGCCTCATGCTGGTAGAGAGCCTGATCGGGCAGATACTGGGAACCCTGGAGACTGACACGACCCGGGGAACAGAATACCGGATAAAAATCCCGGCAAAACGGATCGATTGTGATTCACTGTAG